Proteins encoded together in one Corallococcus caeni window:
- a CDS encoding MarR family winged helix-turn-helix transcriptional regulator, giving the protein MQLLVLKNIGIHGIHSQAVIAERLLIDAPAVSRLVDRLEEDGLVERRAGENRRCVRLEITDAGRQEIRALERAAEWVDVQARAFLSPPEVVELSRLLEKLQTGLCQLLGTEAAAPRKDDPAFAPATRNEDG; this is encoded by the coding sequence ATGCAACTGCTGGTGCTGAAGAACATCGGCATCCACGGCATCCACAGTCAGGCCGTCATCGCGGAGCGGTTGCTCATCGACGCGCCCGCCGTGAGCCGGCTGGTGGACCGCCTGGAAGAGGACGGGCTGGTGGAGCGCCGCGCGGGGGAGAACCGCCGCTGCGTGCGCCTGGAGATCACCGACGCGGGGCGCCAGGAGATCCGGGCGCTGGAGCGCGCCGCGGAGTGGGTGGATGTCCAGGCGCGCGCGTTCCTGTCGCCGCCGGAGGTCGTGGAGCTGTCGCGCCTGCTGGAGAAGCTCCAGACGGGGCTGTGCCAGCTGCTGGGCACCGAAGCCGCCGCGCCGCGCAAGGACGACCCGGCCTTCGCGCCGGCCACCCGCAACGAAGACGGGTGA
- a CDS encoding FruA-associating protein, FapA, whose product MNARTEQAPHYEELSSADYAALEVWDPTQVVITPRMAARLWLQTSLRLTRAQKELHDAIFANDASEEAKDRYAEARAELDSAEAWALHVARNIPRHR is encoded by the coding sequence ATGAACGCACGAACCGAGCAGGCCCCCCACTACGAAGAGCTGTCTTCCGCTGACTACGCCGCCCTGGAGGTGTGGGATCCCACCCAGGTGGTCATCACGCCGCGCATGGCGGCCCGGCTGTGGTTGCAGACCAGCCTGCGGCTGACCCGGGCGCAGAAGGAACTGCACGACGCCATCTTCGCCAACGACGCCAGTGAGGAGGCGAAGGACCGCTACGCGGAGGCCCGCGCGGAGCTGGACTCCGCGGAGGCGTGGGCCCTGCACGTGGCCCGCAACATCCCGCGTCACCGGTAG
- a CDS encoding type IV pilus twitching motility protein PilT gives MNKLLTVGVQNGASDIHFRPGDPPIYRVNGVLRPLKMEKLQADHTKQVALHVMNDPLMKAQVDSVQECDSSYSLPGVARFRVNIYRQRGSLACILRIIPDEIPSIDGLGLPQVLKTIAGNERGLVLVTGATGSGKSSTLASMINHINHTESLHILTIEDPIEFIYKNVKSSISQREIGPDTANFAIALRAALRQDPDVILVGEMRDTETIDIALKASETGHLVLSTVHTTDASRTINRLVSVFPAEEQTMVRMRLADSLKATVSQRLLPRATGKGRTVALEIMVQTKTVEQYIRDDRAAELKDVIEKGRDMFGMQSFDQHLTQLYRAGDITLETAQSAASNPADFQRALEFD, from the coding sequence TTGAACAAGCTGCTCACCGTCGGCGTCCAGAACGGGGCTTCGGACATCCACTTCCGCCCTGGCGACCCGCCCATCTACCGGGTGAACGGGGTGCTGCGGCCGCTGAAGATGGAAAAGCTCCAGGCGGATCACACGAAGCAGGTGGCGCTGCACGTGATGAATGATCCGCTGATGAAGGCGCAGGTGGACAGCGTGCAGGAGTGCGACTCGTCCTACAGCCTTCCGGGCGTGGCGCGCTTCCGGGTGAACATCTACCGGCAGCGCGGCTCGCTGGCGTGCATCCTGCGCATCATCCCGGATGAGATTCCCAGCATCGACGGGCTGGGCCTGCCGCAGGTGCTGAAGACGATCGCGGGCAACGAGCGCGGGCTGGTGCTGGTGACGGGGGCGACGGGGTCCGGCAAGAGCTCCACGCTGGCGTCGATGATCAACCACATCAACCACACGGAGAGCCTGCACATCCTCACCATCGAGGACCCCATCGAGTTCATCTACAAGAACGTGAAGTCCTCCATCTCCCAGCGCGAGATTGGCCCGGACACGGCGAACTTCGCCATCGCGCTGAGGGCCGCGCTGCGCCAGGACCCGGACGTCATCCTGGTGGGCGAGATGCGCGACACGGAGACCATCGACATCGCGTTGAAGGCGTCGGAGACGGGCCACCTGGTGCTGTCCACGGTGCACACCACGGACGCGTCGCGCACCATCAACCGCCTGGTGTCGGTGTTCCCGGCGGAGGAGCAGACCATGGTGCGCATGCGCCTGGCGGACTCGCTCAAGGCGACCGTCTCCCAGCGCCTGCTGCCGCGCGCCACCGGCAAGGGCCGCACGGTGGCGCTGGAGATCATGGTGCAGACGAAGACGGTGGAGCAGTACATCCGGGACGACCGCGCCGCGGAGCTGAAGGACGTCATCGAGAAGGGCCGCGACATGTTCGGCATGCAGTCCTTCGATCAGCACCTGACGCAGCTGTACCGCGCCGGGGACATCACGCTGGAGACGGCGCAGAGCGCGGCCTCCAACCCGGCGGACTTCCAGCGCGCGCTCGAGTTCGACTGA
- a CDS encoding fumarate hydratase: MSDFQFQDMLPLGKDETPYRLLTKEGVSTFEAGGRSFLQVEPEALTLLTREAMRDISHLLRPGHLQQLANILQDPEASSNDKFVAVELLKNANIAAGGVLPSCQDTGTAIVMGKKGQYVLTRGGDEAAISKGVFDTYLTSNLRYSQMAPLDMYKEVNTGNNLPAQIELYATDGDAYKFLFMAKGGGSANKSYLFQETKAVLNPQSLLAFLEQKIRSLGTAACPPYHLAIVVGGTSAEFALKTAKYASARYLDTLPTSGNALGRGFRDVELEQEVLKLTQRTGIGAQFGGKYFCHDVRVIRLPRHGASCPVAIAVSCSADRQALGKITRDGVFLEALETDPAKYLPETAETDLSGDVVKLDLNRPMSDLRAELSRYPIKTRLSLSGSLVVARDIAHAKIKERLDRGEGMPQYLKDHMVYYAGPAKTPEGYASGSFGPTTAGRMDAYVDQFQAQGGSFVMLAKGNRSPAVTEACKKHGGFYLGSIGGPAARLAQDCIKKVEVLEYAELGMEAVWKIDVVDFPAFIVVDDKGNDFFANINKPSAKK; encoded by the coding sequence ATGAGTGACTTCCAGTTCCAGGACATGCTGCCGCTTGGCAAGGACGAGACGCCCTACCGCCTGCTCACGAAGGAGGGCGTCTCCACGTTCGAGGCCGGCGGACGCAGCTTCCTCCAGGTGGAGCCGGAGGCGCTCACGCTGCTCACCCGCGAGGCCATGCGGGACATCTCCCACCTGCTGCGGCCCGGGCACCTCCAGCAGCTGGCGAACATCCTCCAGGACCCGGAGGCGTCGTCCAACGACAAGTTCGTGGCGGTGGAGCTGCTCAAGAACGCGAACATCGCCGCGGGCGGCGTGCTGCCCTCCTGCCAGGACACCGGCACCGCCATCGTGATGGGCAAGAAGGGCCAGTACGTCCTCACCCGAGGCGGCGACGAGGCGGCCATCTCCAAGGGCGTGTTCGACACGTACCTCACGTCCAACCTGCGCTACTCGCAGATGGCGCCCCTGGACATGTACAAGGAGGTCAACACGGGCAACAACCTGCCCGCGCAGATCGAGCTCTACGCGACCGACGGCGACGCCTACAAGTTCCTCTTCATGGCCAAGGGCGGCGGCTCCGCGAACAAGAGCTACCTCTTCCAGGAGACGAAGGCCGTCCTCAACCCGCAGAGCCTGCTCGCGTTCCTGGAGCAGAAGATCCGCTCGCTGGGCACCGCCGCGTGCCCGCCGTACCACCTGGCCATCGTGGTGGGCGGCACGTCCGCGGAGTTCGCGCTGAAGACGGCGAAGTACGCCTCCGCGCGCTACCTGGACACCCTGCCCACCAGCGGCAACGCGCTGGGCCGGGGCTTCCGCGACGTGGAGCTGGAGCAGGAGGTGCTCAAGCTCACGCAGCGCACCGGCATTGGCGCGCAGTTCGGCGGCAAGTACTTCTGCCACGACGTGCGCGTCATCCGCCTGCCCCGCCACGGCGCGTCCTGCCCGGTGGCCATCGCCGTGTCCTGCTCCGCGGACCGGCAGGCGCTGGGCAAGATCACCCGCGACGGCGTCTTCCTGGAGGCGCTGGAGACGGACCCCGCGAAGTACCTGCCGGAGACGGCGGAGACGGACCTGTCCGGGGACGTGGTGAAGCTGGACTTGAACCGCCCCATGAGCGACCTGCGCGCGGAGCTGTCGCGCTACCCCATCAAGACGCGCCTGTCGCTGTCCGGCTCGCTGGTGGTGGCGCGCGACATCGCGCACGCGAAGATCAAGGAGCGCCTGGACCGGGGCGAGGGCATGCCCCAGTACCTCAAGGACCACATGGTCTACTACGCGGGCCCGGCGAAGACGCCGGAGGGCTACGCGTCCGGCTCCTTCGGCCCCACCACCGCGGGCCGCATGGACGCGTACGTGGATCAGTTCCAGGCGCAAGGGGGCAGCTTCGTGATGCTGGCCAAGGGCAACCGCTCCCCCGCCGTCACGGAGGCGTGCAAGAAGCACGGCGGCTTCTACCTGGGCTCCATCGGCGGCCCCGCGGCGCGCCTGGCGCAGGACTGCATCAAGAAGGTGGAGGTGCTGGAGTACGCCGAGCTGGGCATGGAGGCCGTGTGGAAGATCGACGTAGTCGACTTCCCGGCCTTCATCGTCGTGGACGACAAGGGCAACGACTTCTTCGCGAACATCAACAAGCCGTCCGCGAAGAAGTAG
- a CDS encoding class I SAM-dependent methyltransferase codes for MGATGSFLLLLLLWAVLLVGVLSIVVSTLRTGAPPMPSSPRVRRALLAMLPGDTRGTVLDLGSGWGDVAFALADHCPQARIVAYELSWLPWCFSRLRQRLFPRPNLTLVRGDFFAASFQDATCVLCYLSPGIMTRLAPRFAAELPEGARILSHTFGLRGWNPVRFVRLQDLYRTPVYLYEVPPRAPPGE; via the coding sequence GTGGGCGCGACCGGCTCCTTCCTCCTCCTGCTGCTGCTCTGGGCGGTGCTCCTCGTGGGGGTGCTGTCCATCGTCGTGTCCACCCTGCGCACGGGCGCGCCGCCCATGCCCAGCTCGCCCCGGGTGCGGCGGGCGCTGCTCGCCATGTTGCCGGGGGACACCCGGGGCACCGTGCTGGACCTGGGCTCGGGGTGGGGGGACGTGGCCTTCGCCCTGGCGGACCACTGCCCCCAGGCGCGCATCGTCGCGTACGAGCTGTCCTGGCTGCCCTGGTGCTTCAGCCGCCTGCGCCAGCGCCTCTTCCCGCGCCCGAACCTCACGCTGGTCCGCGGAGACTTCTTCGCCGCGTCCTTCCAGGACGCAACCTGCGTCCTCTGCTACCTGTCCCCGGGCATCATGACGCGCCTGGCGCCCCGCTTCGCCGCCGAGCTCCCCGAAGGCGCACGCATCCTCAGTCACACCTTCGGACTCCGGGGGTGGAATCCGGTGCGCTTCGTGCGGCTCCAGGACCTGTACCGCACCCCCGTGTACCTCTACGAAGTGCCGCCCCGCGCGCCGCCCGGTGAGTAG
- a CDS encoding MFS transporter: MDSPSAPAPSIFRHRDFRLYQIARLCAVLAAQIESVAIGWQVYELTGSALALGYTGLAQFVPFLAFSLLGGQLADRYDRRRILALCQGVMMVCSLLLLSFTLGHFQDVRFVYGVLVLFGTARAFYAPAGSALTPYLVPKEELTRAVAVNSITWQVATITGPALGGLLYGWLGGKGVYITSASLCALTIIWILSLKVRTGSASREPVSLKTLVAGLRFVRQKRMLLGSLTLDLFAVLLGGAVALLPIYARDVLHTGPWGLGLLRSAPAAGAALVAVLLAFRPLGGHAGWKMFIAVAVFGAATLVFGLSTSLPLSLAALAIGGAADMVSVVVRHTLELVSTPDDMRGRVSAVNLMCIGASNELGEFRAGSLAEALGAVHAVVIGAVGTLVVVGLWAWLFPELRNVDRLESAEHRPPLPEQDATESAPSV, from the coding sequence ATGGACAGCCCCTCCGCCCCCGCTCCATCCATCTTCCGTCACCGCGACTTCCGGCTCTATCAAATCGCCCGTCTGTGCGCGGTGCTCGCGGCGCAGATCGAGTCGGTGGCCATCGGCTGGCAGGTGTACGAGCTCACCGGGAGCGCGCTCGCGCTGGGCTACACGGGCCTGGCCCAGTTCGTCCCCTTCCTCGCCTTCAGCCTGCTGGGTGGGCAGCTGGCGGACCGCTACGACCGCCGCCGCATCCTGGCGCTGTGCCAGGGCGTGATGATGGTGTGCAGCCTGCTGCTGCTGTCCTTCACCCTGGGCCACTTCCAGGACGTGCGGTTCGTCTACGGCGTGCTGGTGCTGTTCGGCACCGCGAGGGCCTTCTACGCGCCCGCGGGCTCCGCGCTCACGCCCTACCTGGTGCCGAAGGAGGAGCTGACGCGCGCCGTGGCGGTGAACTCCATCACGTGGCAGGTGGCCACCATCACCGGCCCCGCCCTGGGCGGCCTGCTCTACGGCTGGCTGGGCGGCAAGGGCGTCTACATCACGTCCGCGTCGCTGTGCGCGCTCACCATCATCTGGATCCTCTCGCTCAAGGTGCGCACCGGCAGCGCGTCGCGCGAGCCCGTCTCCCTGAAGACGCTCGTCGCGGGCCTGCGCTTCGTGCGCCAGAAGCGGATGCTGCTGGGCAGCCTCACCCTGGACCTCTTCGCGGTGCTGCTGGGCGGCGCGGTGGCGCTCCTGCCCATCTACGCGCGCGACGTGCTGCACACCGGCCCGTGGGGCCTGGGCCTCTTGCGCAGCGCTCCGGCCGCGGGCGCCGCGCTGGTGGCGGTGCTGCTCGCGTTCCGTCCGCTGGGCGGCCACGCCGGGTGGAAGATGTTCATCGCGGTGGCGGTGTTCGGCGCGGCCACGCTGGTGTTCGGCCTGAGCACGTCCCTGCCCCTGTCGCTCGCGGCGCTCGCCATTGGCGGGGCGGCGGACATGGTGAGCGTGGTGGTGCGCCACACGCTGGAGCTGGTCTCCACGCCGGACGACATGCGCGGCCGCGTGAGCGCGGTGAACCTGATGTGCATCGGCGCCTCCAACGAGCTGGGCGAGTTCCGCGCGGGCTCGCTCGCGGAGGCCCTGGGCGCCGTGCACGCGGTGGTGATTGGCGCCGTGGGCACGCTGGTCGTCGTGGGCCTCTGGGCCTGGCTCTTCCCGGAGCTGCGCAACGTGGACCGGCTGGAGTCCGCCGAGCACCGCCCGCCCCTCCCCGAACAGGACGCCACCGAGTCCGCGCCCTCCGTCTGA
- a CDS encoding isopenicillin N synthase family dioxygenase — translation MADTSSMNIPTVDLLDLASGEPARLERAAAALREAFGVFGLVFVKNHGVDAPALERFYDAFSAFVARPDAQKRPLGRADFWYQRGWTPPNTEVAVASNGQPDFKECYFAAPTPTDPQSAMEFPELYPENIWPDDAPPFFQEGLLTMGRALHEAGLKLLRGAALALSLPQDTFTAACEKAPHVTRALQYLPLGPTQVNTGILWGEEHTDFNLLTLLPGGRFLNPEGRPAPKPDDQSGLYLRTRATPDAPNGEMVRGTAPAGCIVAQVGQQLEILTGGTFLATPHVITAPGVPGWQRQSAAHFMHVHTSQVLFPLPGFRTPEAVANYAPPVLAGTYDIKTLVDIGLAPPAALDKLGYRHYDRLNRMRATS, via the coding sequence ATGGCGGACACCTCCTCGATGAACATTCCGACGGTCGACCTGCTGGACCTCGCGTCCGGTGAACCGGCGCGCCTCGAGCGCGCCGCGGCGGCCCTGCGCGAGGCCTTTGGCGTCTTCGGCCTCGTGTTCGTGAAGAACCACGGCGTGGACGCGCCGGCGCTGGAGCGCTTCTACGACGCGTTCTCCGCCTTCGTGGCCCGCCCGGACGCGCAGAAGCGCCCCCTGGGCCGCGCGGACTTCTGGTACCAGCGCGGCTGGACGCCTCCCAACACGGAGGTCGCCGTCGCCAGCAACGGGCAGCCGGACTTCAAGGAGTGCTACTTCGCGGCGCCCACGCCCACGGACCCCCAGTCCGCCATGGAGTTCCCGGAGCTGTACCCGGAGAACATCTGGCCGGACGACGCGCCGCCCTTCTTCCAGGAGGGCCTGCTCACCATGGGCCGCGCGCTGCACGAGGCCGGCCTCAAGCTCTTGCGCGGCGCCGCCCTGGCGCTGAGCCTGCCGCAGGACACCTTCACCGCCGCGTGCGAGAAGGCGCCCCACGTCACGCGCGCGCTCCAGTACCTGCCGCTGGGCCCCACCCAGGTGAACACCGGCATCCTCTGGGGCGAGGAGCACACCGACTTCAACCTGCTGACGCTCCTGCCCGGGGGCCGGTTCCTCAACCCCGAAGGGCGCCCCGCGCCGAAGCCGGACGACCAGAGCGGCCTGTACCTGCGCACGCGCGCGACGCCGGACGCGCCCAACGGCGAGATGGTGCGCGGCACCGCGCCCGCGGGCTGCATCGTGGCGCAGGTGGGCCAGCAGCTGGAGATCCTCACGGGCGGCACGTTCCTCGCCACGCCGCACGTCATCACCGCGCCGGGCGTGCCCGGGTGGCAGCGCCAATCCGCCGCGCACTTCATGCACGTGCACACCAGCCAGGTGCTCTTCCCGCTGCCGGGCTTCCGCACGCCGGAGGCGGTGGCCAACTACGCGCCACCGGTGCTCGCGGGCACGTACGACATCAAGACGCTGGTGGACATCGGCCTGGCGCCGCCCGCCGCGCTCGACAAGCTGGGCTACCGCCACTACGACCGGCTCAACCGGATGCGCGCGACCTCATAA
- a CDS encoding protease, whose protein sequence is MRLGRRNLAWVAVLSAAGITACTPKPAEPPAQQQAPVAATPPPAATPPAEPTPEPAAVTTPKLECALSVPPKAKAGEPVEVLFKLTNRGDTPVWVLKWQTPLEGILGTVFQVTRDGEEVPYQGPMVKRAAPSADSYMAIAPGATVENTVEVTQAYDFKKPGTYRITFRDALMDVATRKEDVPRAGGDYKSTPVTCAPVDVTVAAR, encoded by the coding sequence ATGAGGCTGGGACGAAGGAACCTCGCATGGGTCGCGGTGCTGTCCGCCGCCGGTATCACCGCCTGCACGCCAAAGCCCGCGGAGCCGCCCGCGCAACAGCAGGCCCCCGTCGCCGCGACGCCGCCCCCCGCCGCCACGCCCCCCGCCGAGCCCACCCCGGAGCCCGCCGCCGTGACGACCCCCAAGCTGGAATGCGCCCTGAGCGTCCCCCCGAAGGCCAAGGCGGGCGAGCCCGTGGAGGTCCTCTTCAAGCTCACCAACCGCGGGGACACGCCCGTCTGGGTGCTCAAGTGGCAGACGCCGCTGGAGGGCATCCTGGGCACCGTGTTCCAGGTCACCCGCGACGGCGAGGAGGTGCCGTACCAGGGCCCCATGGTGAAGCGCGCCGCCCCGTCCGCGGACAGCTACATGGCCATCGCCCCGGGCGCGACGGTGGAGAACACCGTGGAGGTGACGCAGGCCTATGACTTCAAGAAGCCGGGCACCTACCGCATCACCTTCCGCGACGCGCTGATGGACGTGGCCACGCGCAAGGAGGACGTCCCCCGGGCGGGCGGCGACTACAAGTCCACCCCGGTGACGTGCGCCCCGGTGGACGTCACCGTCGCCGCGCGCTGA
- a CDS encoding M35 family metallo-endopeptidase, with the protein MSKSLRGFKWLMGTVVGVSLLSGCGAPPAEGESTPAEATEQAQGALTAQVSAGKASMAASERVTVEVTLTNTSSAPVSIYKWDAPGEGLNEGRLSVSRDGQAVEYTGAHFKRVLGRSEDLITIAPGQSISGPVVVSDAYDLSVSGTYTIRYELEAREGVTALSSNSVSLFIEGRRNTRDEAEAMRQVTAQGLSYSGACTSSEQTSITNAYNSAKTYSNNAYSYLSGTPSATSRYTTWFGTYSSTNWSTIKTHFSKIANAFSTAAVVVDCSCNDSGTYAYVYPGSPYKIYVCGAFWSAPNTGTDSRAGTLVHEMSHFTVVAGTDDWAYGQTAAKNLAKSNPTNARDNADSHEYFAENNPSLP; encoded by the coding sequence GTGAGCAAGAGCCTTCGCGGTTTCAAGTGGCTGATGGGCACGGTGGTCGGCGTTTCCCTGCTGAGTGGTTGCGGCGCTCCTCCGGCGGAGGGTGAGTCCACCCCGGCCGAGGCCACGGAGCAGGCCCAGGGCGCCCTGACGGCGCAGGTGTCCGCGGGCAAGGCCTCCATGGCCGCCAGCGAGCGCGTGACGGTGGAGGTGACGCTGACCAACACCTCCTCCGCGCCGGTGAGCATCTACAAGTGGGACGCGCCGGGCGAGGGCCTCAACGAGGGCCGCCTGTCGGTGTCGCGCGACGGCCAGGCCGTGGAGTACACCGGCGCGCACTTCAAGCGCGTGCTGGGCCGCTCCGAGGACCTCATCACCATCGCCCCCGGCCAGAGCATCTCCGGCCCGGTCGTCGTGTCGGACGCGTATGACCTGTCCGTCTCCGGCACCTACACCATCCGCTACGAGCTGGAGGCGCGCGAGGGCGTGACGGCGCTGTCGTCCAACTCGGTCAGCCTCTTCATCGAGGGCCGCCGCAACACCCGCGACGAGGCCGAGGCGATGCGCCAGGTGACGGCGCAGGGCCTGTCCTACTCCGGCGCCTGCACCAGCTCCGAGCAGACCAGCATCACCAACGCCTACAACAGCGCGAAGACGTACTCCAACAACGCGTACAGCTACCTGAGCGGCACGCCGTCCGCGACCAGCCGCTACACCACCTGGTTCGGCACGTACTCCAGCACCAACTGGAGCACCATCAAGACCCACTTCAGCAAGATCGCCAACGCGTTCTCGACCGCGGCGGTCGTCGTGGACTGCAGCTGCAACGACAGCGGCACCTACGCGTACGTGTACCCGGGCTCGCCGTACAAGATCTACGTGTGCGGCGCCTTCTGGAGCGCCCCCAACACGGGCACGGACTCGCGCGCGGGCACGCTGGTCCACGAGATGAGCCACTTCACCGTCGTGGCCGGCACGGACGACTGGGCCTACGGCCAGACGGCCGCCAAGAACCTGGCCAAGTCCAACCCCACCAACGCGCGTGACAACGCGGACAGCCACGAATACTTCGCGGAGAACAACCCCTCGCTGCCGTAA
- a CDS encoding glutamine amidotransferase-related protein produces the protein MRAVVFEHEEHEGPGLLGPALEAAGFTLVRRFRTVKREDVDAPLVVVMGGPMGVYEADAHPFLNEELALLGERLANDRACVGVCLGAQLLAAAAGATVSPGKNGFEVGVGPVRWTQDALKDPVVAGVKPRTAVAHWHGDTYTPVPGATLLASTDRYTQQAFRLGRSYGFQFHLELTARELGRWLELGEEDLVTRGKDVEALKAQLPKLKAAEAENTELLHRLAHQLAKGLR, from the coding sequence ATGCGCGCGGTGGTGTTCGAGCACGAGGAGCACGAGGGACCGGGCCTGCTGGGGCCGGCGCTGGAGGCGGCGGGCTTCACGCTGGTGCGGCGCTTCCGCACGGTGAAGCGCGAGGACGTGGACGCGCCGCTGGTGGTGGTGATGGGTGGGCCCATGGGCGTGTACGAGGCGGACGCCCACCCGTTCCTCAACGAGGAGCTGGCGTTGCTGGGGGAGCGGCTGGCCAATGACCGCGCGTGCGTGGGCGTGTGCCTGGGGGCGCAGCTGCTGGCGGCGGCGGCGGGGGCGACGGTGTCGCCGGGCAAGAACGGCTTCGAGGTGGGCGTGGGGCCGGTGCGCTGGACGCAGGACGCGCTGAAGGACCCGGTGGTGGCGGGCGTGAAGCCGCGCACGGCGGTGGCGCACTGGCACGGGGACACGTACACGCCGGTGCCCGGCGCGACGCTGCTCGCGTCCACGGACCGGTACACGCAGCAGGCGTTCCGGCTGGGGAGGTCCTACGGCTTCCAGTTCCACCTGGAGCTGACGGCGCGGGAGCTGGGGCGCTGGCTGGAGCTGGGGGAAGAGGACCTCGTCACGCGGGGCAAGGACGTGGAGGCGCTGAAGGCGCAGCTGCCCAAGCTGAAGGCAGCGGAGGCGGAGAACACGGAGCTCCTGCACCGGCTCGCGCATCAGCTGGCCAAGGGCCTACGCTGA
- a CDS encoding AAA family ATPase, producing MKLTRLHVHHYRGLAPDTVLTFGPTLNLVVGATGSGRTTLLELVSAVLCSDFSGLLREPFALDYALRFDALTVDVAVRNEPPAALPATAGEGGPTGPGAALALPPGALAHGLMPSIVATVRWDAAEDARLVMRASATGFACEVAGAAGFSKRMHWSVLDRSVWTLLFMAAQYLERGVKDRLKDLLRETFLLAPPRFDESLGMFERIGAIRYAMEQRGEELFPLGLMALPTWMPGWLREQVEHEPVPPALLLRHDAVPRSFLARFVTLAGFASGTLSVDVTETTPLSQGGRLGFSGFRFAFARADGTPVTQEQLGHGQKRLLSFLYYLDVHEAFVIADELADGLHPDLVRECMHDLGERQAFVTSQSPLVFEHLTFAHAEQLRTSLIRCGTGGGHGGWRWTQPTPEEAARWFDAFRAGSVPLGAVLRAQGFG from the coding sequence ATGAAGCTGACCCGCCTGCATGTGCACCACTACCGGGGGCTCGCGCCGGACACGGTGCTGACGTTCGGCCCCACGCTCAACCTGGTGGTGGGCGCGACGGGCAGCGGCCGCACGACGCTGCTGGAGCTGGTGTCCGCGGTGCTGTGCTCGGACTTCTCCGGGCTGCTGCGGGAGCCGTTCGCGCTGGACTACGCGCTGCGCTTCGACGCGCTGACGGTGGACGTGGCCGTGCGCAACGAGCCGCCCGCGGCGCTGCCCGCCACGGCGGGGGAGGGCGGCCCCACGGGCCCGGGGGCCGCGCTGGCGCTGCCGCCCGGGGCGCTGGCGCACGGGCTGATGCCCTCCATCGTGGCGACGGTGCGGTGGGACGCGGCGGAGGACGCGCGGCTCGTCATGCGCGCGAGCGCCACGGGCTTCGCGTGCGAGGTGGCGGGCGCGGCCGGCTTCTCCAAGCGCATGCACTGGTCGGTGCTGGACCGCTCCGTGTGGACGCTGCTCTTCATGGCCGCGCAGTACCTGGAGCGCGGCGTGAAGGACCGGCTGAAGGACCTGCTGCGGGAGACGTTCCTGCTGGCGCCGCCGCGCTTCGACGAGTCCCTGGGCATGTTCGAGCGCATCGGCGCCATCCGCTACGCGATGGAGCAGCGCGGAGAGGAGCTGTTCCCGCTGGGTCTCATGGCGCTGCCCACGTGGATGCCCGGCTGGCTGCGCGAGCAGGTGGAGCACGAGCCCGTGCCCCCGGCGCTGCTCCTGCGCCACGACGCCGTGCCCCGGAGCTTCCTCGCGCGCTTCGTGACGCTGGCGGGCTTCGCGTCCGGCACGCTGTCCGTGGACGTGACGGAGACGACGCCGCTGTCCCAGGGCGGACGGCTGGGCTTCAGCGGCTTCCGCTTCGCTTTCGCGCGCGCGGACGGCACGCCGGTGACACAGGAGCAGCTGGGCCATGGCCAGAAGCGGCTCCTGTCCTTCCTCTACTACCTGGACGTGCACGAGGCCTTCGTCATCGCGGACGAGCTGGCGGACGGCCTGCATCCGGACCTGGTGCGCGAGTGCATGCACGACCTGGGCGAACGGCAGGCCTTCGTCACCAGCCAGAGCCCGCTCGTGTTCGAACACCTGACGTTCGCGCACGCGGAGCAACTGCGCACGTCGTTGATCCGCTGCGGGACCGGCGGGGGACACGGCGGCTGGCGGTGGACGCAGCCGACGCCGGAGGAGGCCGCGCGGTGGTTCGACGCGTTCCGCGCGGGCTCCGTGCCGCTGGGCGCGGTGCTGCGCGCCCAGGGCTTCGGGTGA